A section of the Deltaproteobacteria bacterium genome encodes:
- the flgA gene encoding flagellar basal body P-ring formation protein FlgA: protein MRNSKVTVGLAALVAGIILAWSSPAACALEIRIHEQAEVTGSLITLGEVASFSGQSDAQLAELKQIVVAHAPAAGGRLVLDRKFLSYKLKARLSRPHLSVVLPRQLVVTRRAQTVGKSTLVRIFREHVKAHMPWPPATVRFSNIRVPEAVLLPVGRFSYKVQTLGKSRYLGTVTLLATLFVDDVRQRAVRLSGRVEVRQQVVVAARDLRRRQKIQRGDLCSKTVDLARMPGGVLTDVSDAIGMQTVQPLRAGEVVLSRMLQRAPLIKRGDRLVIVAESACLKVVTTGRALEDGYEGSAIRVANLSSGKEIIGRVLGPSSVRVDF, encoded by the coding sequence ATGAGAAATAGTAAAGTGACAGTGGGCCTCGCAGCACTGGTTGCCGGCATCATTCTTGCCTGGAGCTCGCCTGCCGCCTGTGCCCTGGAAATCAGGATACACGAGCAGGCGGAAGTAACAGGTAGCCTGATTACTCTGGGCGAAGTAGCCTCTTTCAGCGGCCAGAGTGATGCCCAGCTGGCAGAGCTCAAGCAGATAGTAGTGGCTCACGCCCCTGCGGCTGGTGGGCGTCTGGTGCTGGATCGCAAATTTCTGAGCTACAAACTCAAGGCGCGCCTCAGCCGGCCGCATCTTTCCGTGGTGCTTCCTCGACAGCTTGTAGTGACCCGACGCGCTCAAACAGTGGGCAAAAGCACACTGGTGCGCATATTCAGAGAACACGTGAAGGCGCACATGCCCTGGCCTCCAGCCACGGTGAGATTCAGCAACATAAGAGTGCCTGAGGCGGTGTTGCTTCCTGTGGGCAGATTTTCCTACAAGGTGCAGACCCTGGGAAAGTCGCGCTACCTGGGGACTGTCACCTTGTTGGCAACTCTCTTTGTCGATGATGTGCGCCAGCGAGCCGTGCGTCTTTCCGGGCGGGTGGAGGTGAGGCAACAGGTGGTGGTAGCAGCCAGGGATTTGCGGCGACGTCAGAAGATTCAAAGGGGAGACCTGTGCAGCAAGACAGTGGATCTGGCAAGAATGCCCGGCGGCGTGCTAACAGATGTGAGCGACGCCATTGGTATGCAGACGGTGCAGCCGCTGCGAGCAGGGGAGGTGGTTCTCTCCCGGATGCTGCAAAGAGCACCGTTGATCAAACGAGGCGACCGGTTGGTCATTGTGGCCGAGTCTGCCTGCTTGAAGGTGGTAACCACTGGCAGGGCTCTGGAAGATGGCTATGAGGGCAGCGCTATCAGGGTGGCCAATCTCAGCAGCGGCAAGGAGATCATTGGCCGCGTTCTGGGGCCCAGCAGTGTGCGGGTCGACTTTTAA
- the flgG gene encoding flagellar basal-body rod protein FlgG — protein MIRGLWVAASGMAAQQLKMDIIANNLANVNTNGFKKSRADFEDLLYQTLRAPGATTASGNQVPTGIQVGMGTKPVAVQKLFSQGDYVETKNELDFAIEGKGFFKILRNGEEVYIRSGAFKRDSEGFICTADGERLQPEFSIPSEANTVTVDSGGRLVAIGSDGTELASTQLSLYTFANPAGLQAIGGNGFIPTEASGDPQEGTPGVDSVGTIAQGYLEMSNVDVVTEMVNMIISQRAYEVSSKAIKAADEMLQMANSIRR, from the coding sequence ATGATCCGCGGCTTATGGGTGGCTGCCTCGGGCATGGCAGCGCAGCAGTTGAAAATGGATATCATCGCCAACAACCTTGCCAACGTGAACACCAACGGCTTCAAGAAGAGCCGGGCAGATTTCGAAGATTTGCTGTATCAGACTTTGCGGGCTCCAGGAGCAACCACTGCCTCCGGCAACCAGGTGCCCACAGGTATCCAGGTGGGCATGGGAACGAAACCTGTGGCAGTGCAAAAGCTTTTTTCCCAGGGCGACTATGTGGAAACCAAGAACGAACTCGACTTTGCCATTGAGGGCAAGGGCTTCTTCAAGATCCTCCGCAACGGCGAAGAGGTCTACATCCGCTCCGGCGCCTTCAAGAGAGACAGTGAGGGCTTTATCTGCACTGCCGACGGCGAGCGTCTGCAGCCGGAGTTCTCCATCCCCAGCGAAGCCAACACTGTGACTGTGGATTCTGGCGGCCGCCTGGTGGCAATCGGCTCAGACGGCACTGAACTGGCTTCCACTCAGCTCTCTCTCTATACTTTTGCCAATCCTGCCGGCCTGCAGGCCATCGGCGGCAACGGCTTTATTCCCACCGAGGCCTCAGGCGATCCCCAGGAGGGTACTCCTGGGGTGGACAGTGTGGGAACAATTGCCCAGGGATACCTGGAGATGTCCAATGTGGACGTGGTGACAGAGATGGTGAATATGATAATCAGCCAGCGGGCCTATGAAGTGAGTTCAAAAGCCATCAAAGCTGCTGACGAAATGCTGCAGATGGCCAACTCCATCCGGCGGTAG
- the flgF gene encoding flagellar basal-body rod protein FlgF, translating into MISGIYEAINGSLNEELQLSIISNNLANINVPGYKKDRLSFHILMRDQLRQMNGEQAGAEVIQDQQLYRRFVSVQVDTSQGTLKYTGNPLDLAISGRGFFKISTDYGIRYTRKGTFQVNGDSMLVTSDGGLVLGKNGPINIPEGEISVDKTGQITVDGDAIDTLEVVVFDNPEYLQKEGGSLFRATADMMENRPSETETSIEQGYVEEANVKATAEMVRMLETVRAYESYQKIIRALHEINSKAINDFGRLR; encoded by the coding sequence GTGATATCAGGAATATATGAAGCCATCAATGGCAGTCTCAATGAAGAGCTGCAACTGAGCATCATCAGCAACAACCTGGCCAACATCAATGTGCCGGGCTACAAGAAGGACCGCCTCTCCTTTCACATTCTCATGCGTGATCAGCTGAGGCAGATGAATGGAGAACAGGCAGGTGCAGAGGTGATTCAGGATCAGCAACTCTATCGGCGCTTCGTCAGTGTGCAGGTGGACACCAGTCAGGGCACGCTCAAGTACACCGGCAACCCATTGGATCTTGCCATCTCAGGCAGAGGGTTTTTCAAAATCAGCACGGACTACGGCATTCGCTATACCAGGAAGGGCACTTTTCAGGTGAACGGCGACAGCATGCTGGTTACCTCGGATGGCGGACTCGTTCTCGGCAAGAACGGGCCTATAAACATTCCTGAGGGCGAGATCAGTGTTGATAAGACAGGGCAGATAACTGTGGATGGCGACGCCATTGACACCCTCGAGGTAGTGGTATTTGACAATCCTGAGTATCTGCAGAAAGAAGGCGGCTCACTGTTCAGGGCAACCGCTGACATGATGGAGAACAGGCCCTCCGAGACAGAAACTTCCATCGAGCAGGGCTATGTGGAAGAGGCCAATGTGAAAGCAACGGCAGAGATGGTGAGAATGCTCGAGACCGTCCGAGCTTACGAGAGTTACCAGAAGATCATTCGAGCCCTGCACGAGATAAACAGCAAGGCCATAAATGACTTCGGCAGGTTGCGATAG
- a CDS encoding EscU/YscU/HrcU family type III secretion system export apparatus switch protein: MDKRKKAAALSYQPDKDKAPRLTAKGTGLLAERIIEVARLHGVPIREDPDLVETLAQLDWQEHIPASLYQAVAEVLAFVYRLNEQRKTAGPPTAQP; the protein is encoded by the coding sequence ATGGACAAGAGGAAAAAAGCAGCAGCTCTCAGTTATCAGCCAGACAAAGACAAGGCCCCTCGTTTGACAGCCAAAGGAACTGGGCTGCTTGCCGAACGAATCATTGAAGTTGCCCGCCTCCATGGCGTGCCTATCAGGGAAGACCCGGACCTGGTGGAAACTCTTGCCCAGCTCGACTGGCAGGAGCACATCCCTGCTTCTCTATATCAAGCAGTGGCCGAAGTGCTGGCCTTTGTCTACCGCTTGAACGAACAACGCAAGACAGCAGGACCTCCCACGGCACAACCATAG
- a CDS encoding flagellar hook-length control protein FliK has protein sequence MVLDLKVHSHLPLVYLDTRPSHFGRLFKNGDVFWGQVLELHRDQTATITAKGIRFQARSQLPLRAGQQYRFFVQQLGEQTILRVLTPQANQTNRLLQCWQVVHRASRVLMGDLARLAAASQQQISNERSAKELQRLSRLLPVITLEPTTVLAGSWLANQLLSGGLFWEHKIWRWLVGRGAQPLFAEDLKGILLKLPQALTEFAESKERQRLAQLGREVLQLVEAQQQYNVLSRRDPGHWFWFVPARMEKDHGGVEIFVTEDKEHKKEQGDFTFKVCMRLCLSCLGSLQADIQLRSKRLSCRLLVESEEVAAWISARLVHLEKALAARGFQVGVIGCSAADLQKLPPPLSSEGMAKAEFFHTVL, from the coding sequence ATGGTGCTCGATCTCAAGGTGCACAGCCACCTACCCCTCGTCTACCTGGATACCAGGCCAAGCCATTTTGGCCGCCTTTTCAAGAATGGCGATGTTTTCTGGGGCCAGGTGCTAGAGCTACACAGGGACCAGACAGCCACGATTACTGCCAAAGGCATCCGATTTCAGGCCAGATCTCAACTGCCTCTCAGGGCTGGCCAACAGTATCGCTTCTTTGTCCAGCAACTGGGAGAGCAGACGATCCTGCGAGTCCTGACCCCCCAGGCCAACCAGACAAACCGGCTGCTGCAGTGCTGGCAGGTTGTTCACCGGGCAAGCAGAGTGCTCATGGGCGATCTCGCCCGCCTGGCAGCAGCCAGCCAGCAGCAGATCAGCAATGAAAGATCAGCGAAAGAACTGCAGCGGCTGAGCCGTCTGTTGCCAGTGATAACCCTCGAGCCCACAACGGTGTTGGCTGGCAGCTGGCTGGCCAACCAGCTTCTTTCTGGAGGACTGTTCTGGGAACACAAGATCTGGCGCTGGCTCGTTGGCCGCGGGGCTCAGCCCCTGTTTGCCGAAGATCTGAAAGGAATACTGCTGAAACTGCCGCAGGCTCTAACGGAGTTTGCCGAAAGCAAGGAGCGGCAAAGACTGGCCCAGTTGGGGCGAGAAGTGCTGCAGCTGGTGGAAGCTCAGCAACAGTACAATGTGCTGAGCAGACGCGACCCTGGCCACTGGTTCTGGTTCGTGCCCGCCAGGATGGAAAAGGACCATGGCGGTGTAGAAATCTTCGTGACTGAAGATAAGGAGCACAAGAAAGAACAGGGAGATTTTACTTTCAAGGTGTGCATGCGGCTTTGTTTGAGTTGCCTGGGCTCTTTACAGGCAGATATACAGTTGCGCAGCAAGAGACTTTCGTGCCGGCTGCTTGTGGAAAGCGAGGAGGTGGCGGCCTGGATCAGCGCCCGGCTGGTACACCTCGAAAAGGCGCTTGCTGCCCGCGGTTTCCAGGTGGGAGTTATCGGTTGTTCAGCAGCAGACTTGCAGAAGTTACCGCCTCCCCTTAGCAGTGAGGGCATGGCAAAAGCGGAATTTTTCCATACTGTCCTCTAG
- a CDS encoding FliA/WhiG family RNA polymerase sigma factor, whose translation MVARQQPLGKLKSYQNRASHKWSAVDSRQREALILEFAPLIKPIAARLANRLPPSVSMDDLMSAGVIGLIDAIEKFDPAKQVQFKTYAEFRIRGAMIDELRQMDWVPRSVRKKAHMLARAYEAVEGAKGGPAEPEEVAAALGEDMEGFYQLLQEVRGLSLITESELARMCPDLKCDSLLSLLSGENGNGDPLQALGLAELRQVLAAAIEQLPEKERLVVTLYYYEELTMREIALVMNYTESRISQLQTQAVLRLRRKLHSYFPEKKSRQTRE comes from the coding sequence ATGGTTGCCCGACAGCAACCGCTTGGCAAACTCAAATCATACCAGAACAGAGCCAGTCACAAATGGTCCGCTGTGGACAGCCGACAGCGTGAGGCTCTCATCCTGGAATTTGCCCCCCTGATCAAACCCATAGCGGCCAGACTGGCCAACAGACTTCCCCCCAGCGTCAGCATGGACGATCTCATGAGCGCTGGGGTGATCGGCCTCATAGACGCCATTGAAAAGTTTGACCCTGCCAAACAGGTACAGTTCAAAACCTATGCTGAATTTCGCATCCGTGGTGCCATGATAGATGAACTGCGGCAGATGGACTGGGTGCCGCGTTCGGTGCGCAAAAAAGCCCACATGCTGGCGCGAGCTTATGAAGCTGTTGAAGGTGCCAAGGGTGGACCTGCTGAGCCGGAGGAAGTTGCCGCTGCGCTGGGCGAGGATATGGAAGGCTTTTACCAGCTCCTGCAGGAGGTGCGAGGTCTCTCTCTGATCACCGAGAGTGAACTGGCCAGGATGTGTCCCGATCTCAAATGTGACAGTCTACTGAGTCTGCTAAGCGGAGAAAACGGCAACGGTGATCCTCTGCAGGCTCTGGGGCTGGCTGAGCTGCGCCAGGTGCTGGCGGCAGCCATTGAGCAGCTGCCGGAAAAGGAGCGGTTGGTAGTCACTCTCTATTATTACGAAGAGCTTACCATGCGGGAAATTGCCCTGGTGATGAACTACACCGAATCTCGCATCTCTCAACTTCAGACGCAGGCCGTCTTGCGTCTGCGCCGCAAGCTTCACTCCTATTTTCCCGAAAAGAAGTCGCGGCAGACGAGGGAGTAA
- a CDS encoding MinD/ParA family protein encodes MDQAIGLRKMMANHNRPAADCLQAEQQEIQLQCATTPVRVISVTSGKGGVGKTNVVANLAIALQQRGKKVLVLDADLGLGNIDVLLGLDPPYTMQDVLRGKRKLEEILVPGPAGITILPATSGVVELTHLSDSERLSLLDELDTLEECFDALIIDTGAGISANVMYFNMAAQEKVVIANSEPTSLTDAYALIKVLYTRYRETEFKVLVNGVEKEDEAEMVYRQLSTVAIRFLGGPSLDYLGWIPFDEHVPAAVCRQQPVLQLYPEAPASKSFLKLAKAVWSSGKQPQVSGNIKFFWRRLINL; translated from the coding sequence ATGGATCAGGCAATCGGGCTCAGGAAAATGATGGCCAATCATAACAGGCCGGCAGCAGACTGTCTGCAGGCTGAGCAACAAGAAATTCAACTGCAGTGTGCCACTACACCGGTGCGGGTAATCTCGGTCACTAGTGGTAAGGGGGGCGTTGGCAAGACCAATGTGGTGGCCAACCTGGCCATTGCCCTGCAGCAGCGAGGCAAAAAGGTGCTAGTACTCGATGCTGACCTGGGCCTCGGCAACATTGATGTTCTCCTGGGACTGGATCCTCCCTATACCATGCAAGATGTGCTCAGAGGTAAAAGGAAGCTCGAGGAGATCCTGGTGCCCGGGCCAGCAGGAATTACCATATTGCCCGCCACCTCAGGCGTGGTGGAGCTCACCCATCTCAGCGACAGCGAGCGCCTCAGCCTCCTGGATGAGTTGGACACTCTGGAAGAGTGTTTCGATGCCCTCATAATAGACACTGGTGCGGGCATTTCTGCCAACGTCATGTATTTCAACATGGCTGCCCAGGAGAAAGTGGTTATTGCCAACAGTGAACCAACATCGCTCACTGATGCCTACGCTCTGATCAAAGTGCTGTACACCCGCTATCGGGAGACAGAATTCAAAGTGCTGGTCAACGGGGTTGAGAAGGAAGACGAGGCTGAGATGGTATATCGCCAGCTGAGTACAGTGGCCATAAGATTCTTGGGGGGACCTTCCCTTGATTATCTGGGGTGGATACCCTTTGATGAGCATGTCCCAGCAGCAGTTTGCCGTCAGCAGCCGGTGCTTCAGCTGTATCCCGAAGCGCCGGCCAGCAAGAGTTTCCTCAAGCTGGCGAAGGCTGTCTGGAGCTCCGGCAAACAGCCGCAGGTGAGCGGCAACATAAAATTTTTCTGGCGTCGGCTGATAAATCTCTAG
- the flhF gene encoding flagellar biosynthesis protein FlhF has product MRIKRFVARNSHEALRKIRSELGPGAVVLGSRNLQNNSSAGGQLIEVTAAVDLDMLEESSGEAGGQDQVRPSPQWCQRLDQQLEELRDLLWISRMEQMLAGAAFFDNHLGQLYTVYRELGIKDGIIRSSLTEHQQQPRDGKGSRSDCVRQVLDHILDKIDMAPPSFSEDGQQIISFIGPTGVGKTTTMAKLAARTAFEQGKRVALVTVDQYRIGAIDQMYAYARIMKLPMETAANAVQLRRVLKRHLDKDVIFIDTTGRSPANQDDLAELAEIFRLPWPVEHQLVLSANTAYRDLLLAAAAFERFGYKGYLITKLDEACDGAELMNFLLTEPRPLSFFTTGQRVPEDIEAATRERLAAFVARGRSICALVASMNAVETEMADKDWTYGSGNRAQENDGQS; this is encoded by the coding sequence ATGCGGATTAAACGTTTCGTTGCCAGAAATTCTCATGAAGCCTTGCGCAAGATCAGATCTGAGCTGGGGCCTGGTGCGGTTGTCCTCGGCAGCAGAAATCTGCAAAATAATTCTTCTGCTGGCGGGCAACTGATCGAGGTCACCGCTGCAGTTGATCTGGACATGCTCGAGGAGAGCTCAGGTGAGGCCGGTGGTCAGGACCAGGTGAGGCCGTCGCCGCAGTGGTGTCAGCGGCTCGACCAACAGTTGGAGGAATTGCGTGATCTGCTCTGGATCAGCCGGATGGAGCAAATGCTTGCCGGTGCTGCATTTTTTGACAATCATCTGGGACAGCTATACACCGTGTACAGAGAGCTGGGCATTAAAGACGGCATTATTCGCTCTTCCCTGACAGAACACCAGCAGCAGCCTCGAGATGGCAAAGGCAGCCGCTCGGATTGCGTCCGCCAGGTACTGGATCATATTTTGGACAAGATTGACATGGCGCCACCATCCTTTTCTGAGGACGGCCAGCAAATAATTTCGTTTATAGGTCCCACAGGGGTTGGCAAGACAACCACTATGGCAAAGCTCGCCGCCAGGACAGCCTTTGAACAGGGCAAACGGGTGGCACTGGTCACCGTGGATCAGTACCGCATTGGGGCAATCGACCAGATGTATGCCTATGCGCGGATAATGAAGCTTCCCATGGAAACAGCAGCCAATGCTGTCCAACTGCGACGGGTGCTCAAACGACACCTGGACAAAGACGTGATCTTTATAGACACCACCGGCCGCAGTCCAGCAAATCAGGACGATCTGGCTGAATTGGCAGAGATCTTCCGGCTGCCCTGGCCTGTAGAGCACCAGCTCGTGCTCAGTGCTAACACGGCATACCGTGACCTGCTGCTGGCAGCTGCCGCCTTTGAAAGATTCGGCTACAAGGGATATCTCATCACAAAACTGGATGAGGCCTGTGATGGAGCTGAACTGATGAATTTTCTGCTCACTGAGCCCCGTCCTCTATCTTTTTTTACAACCGGCCAGCGGGTTCCCGAGGACATCGAGGCAGCGACCAGAGAGCGGCTGGCAGCATTTGTCGCCAGAGGACGCAGCATTTGCGCCCTTGTGGCGAGCATGAACGCTGTTGAAACGGAAATGGCTGACAAGGATTGGACATATGGATCAGGCAATCGGGCTCAGGAAAATGATGGCCAATCATAA
- the flhA gene encoding flagellar biosynthesis protein FlhA, with the protein MTVLESQMASRRPLTLLASSEVGMALGVVGVLIVMMVPLPPLMLDMLLAFNITLALLILLLTIYATRPLEFSIFPSLLLITTLFRLSLNVASTRLVLLHGHTGTGAAGKIIKGFGSFMVGGNPTVGLVVFVILVVVNFVVITKGSGRIAEVAARFTLDAMPGKQMSIDADLNAGLIDEDEARRRRAEIAREADFYGAMDGASKFVRGDAIAGILITLINIIGGLIIGVFQKGLDFHTAVQNYTLLTIGDGLVSQIPALVISTAAGILVSRAASEDHMGREFAQHFGLHPRALAIAAVIVLVISLSPGLPLLPFLLLAAAMGALARYRVRQQRKELELALEQDKVEPSRGPETVENLLPLDLLSLEVGYGLIPLVDEEQQGDLLERIRLIRRQFALEMGIVVPPLHVRDNLQLKPGEYAVCIKGNEVARGELMADHYLAMAPGDVRRRIEGIPTVEPAFGLPAIWIPEAKREEAQFAGYTVADPASVIATHLSEIIARHADELLGRQDVQNLLNNLSKTHPKVVEELTPTLLSLGGIQKVLQNLVRERISIRDLLTIVETLADYAPMTKDPDLLTEYVRQRLARTIIRPHTGPDNTLRVVMVGADVEQAISEAVRETEHGAYLAMEPALVEKIAAVLRRTVERLAPEVGTPVLLAAPRIRRHLRKLVERFQPELAVLSDSEIVADTEVKVIDTLTLSHAD; encoded by the coding sequence ATGACAGTGCTCGAATCACAGATGGCATCACGGCGGCCACTTACCCTTCTGGCCAGCAGTGAAGTGGGTATGGCCCTGGGCGTGGTGGGCGTCTTGATTGTCATGATGGTGCCCCTGCCACCGCTCATGCTCGACATGCTGCTGGCCTTCAATATTACTCTGGCCCTGCTCATACTTCTGCTCACCATATATGCAACCAGGCCCCTGGAATTTTCCATTTTTCCCTCACTGTTGTTGATTACCACACTCTTTCGACTCTCACTGAATGTTGCCTCCACCCGTCTGGTGCTCCTGCACGGCCACACTGGTACCGGTGCTGCCGGCAAGATCATCAAAGGGTTCGGCTCGTTTATGGTTGGCGGCAATCCTACTGTAGGCCTGGTGGTGTTCGTCATCCTGGTGGTGGTCAATTTTGTGGTAATCACCAAAGGTTCTGGCCGCATAGCCGAGGTTGCCGCCCGCTTCACCCTGGATGCCATGCCAGGAAAACAGATGAGCATCGATGCGGACCTCAATGCCGGCCTCATTGACGAAGATGAAGCGAGGCGGCGGCGAGCCGAAATTGCCCGGGAAGCAGATTTTTATGGGGCCATGGACGGTGCCAGCAAATTTGTGCGCGGCGATGCCATCGCCGGTATTCTCATTACCCTCATCAACATTATCGGCGGGCTGATTATCGGGGTCTTTCAGAAAGGCTTGGACTTTCACACGGCAGTACAGAATTATACCCTGCTCACCATTGGCGACGGTCTGGTGAGCCAGATACCAGCCCTGGTGATCTCCACTGCCGCAGGCATCCTGGTGAGCCGGGCAGCAAGCGAAGACCACATGGGAAGGGAATTCGCCCAGCATTTTGGCCTGCATCCAAGGGCTCTGGCTATTGCGGCAGTCATCGTCCTGGTGATCAGTCTTTCTCCCGGGCTTCCCCTGCTTCCTTTTCTGCTTCTGGCAGCTGCTATGGGAGCTCTGGCCCGCTATCGAGTGCGGCAGCAGCGCAAAGAGCTTGAACTGGCTCTGGAGCAAGACAAAGTGGAACCGAGTCGAGGTCCTGAAACGGTGGAGAATTTGCTGCCACTGGATCTGCTGTCGCTCGAGGTTGGCTATGGCCTCATTCCTCTGGTGGATGAAGAGCAGCAGGGTGATCTTCTGGAAAGGATTCGTCTCATCCGCCGACAATTTGCGCTGGAGATGGGAATCGTGGTGCCGCCATTGCATGTTCGCGACAATCTGCAGCTCAAACCGGGCGAGTATGCCGTCTGCATCAAAGGCAATGAGGTGGCAAGAGGAGAGCTCATGGCGGACCACTATCTGGCCATGGCGCCGGGTGATGTGCGGCGCCGAATAGAAGGCATTCCCACAGTAGAACCAGCCTTTGGTCTGCCCGCCATCTGGATTCCGGAAGCAAAAAGGGAGGAGGCCCAGTTTGCCGGCTACACCGTTGCTGACCCTGCCAGCGTGATTGCCACTCATCTCAGCGAGATCATCGCACGCCACGCTGATGAATTGCTTGGACGTCAGGATGTTCAGAATCTGCTCAACAACCTGTCAAAAACACATCCCAAAGTTGTTGAAGAATTGACGCCGACTTTGCTCTCCCTGGGTGGAATTCAGAAGGTTCTGCAAAATCTGGTTCGGGAGCGCATTTCCATTCGTGATCTTCTCACCATTGTGGAAACCCTTGCTGACTATGCTCCCATGACCAAGGATCCGGATCTTCTCACTGAGTACGTGCGGCAGCGGCTGGCGAGGACGATCATCAGGCCTCATACGGGTCCAGATAACACTCTGCGCGTTGTGATGGTGGGTGCAGATGTGGAGCAGGCCATAAGCGAGGCAGTAAGAGAAACAGAACACGGCGCTTACCTTGCGATGGAGCCTGCACTGGTAGAGAAGATTGCCGCAGTACTCAGACGGACTGTTGAGCGGCTGGCTCCCGAGGTGGGTACGCCGGTGCTGCTGGCAGCTCCCAGAATTAGAAGGCACTTGCGAAAGCTCGTTGAACGTTTTCAACCGGAACTCGCTGTACTTTCAGACAGTGAAATTGTGGCAGATACAGAAGTCAAAGTCATTGACACACTTACATTGAGCCATGCGGATTAA
- the flhB gene encoding flagellar biosynthesis protein FlhB, with the protein MAEPQFQEKTEKATPKRRQEAKKKGQVARSQEIVSVAVLGASLLMLYLYGGWLVDKLGALLSASLMRIAELGRQDNDITSWLYRSTWHYLWLILPMMIALALAALLVNLLQVGFVWSAEPVTPKLSKIDPLQGARRLISQRSLVELGKSMAKIAVVGLVVYWTLKGEFRQLLPLAEMNTAQISRYLGSATLKIMQRGFWAMLVLAILDYAYQRWEFERNLKMTKQEVKEELKQSEGDPHVKGRIRSLQRTMARRRMMAEVPKADVVITNPEHLAVALRYEAATMNAPTVVAKGAALIAERIKELAREHQVAIVEDKPLAQNLYRTVDIGQEIPVALFQAVAMVLAHVYRLKGKVS; encoded by the coding sequence ATGGCTGAACCGCAATTTCAAGAAAAAACAGAAAAAGCAACTCCCAAGCGCCGGCAAGAGGCAAAGAAGAAGGGCCAGGTTGCCCGGAGCCAGGAAATTGTCTCGGTGGCGGTGTTGGGCGCCAGCCTCCTGATGCTTTACCTGTACGGCGGTTGGCTGGTGGACAAACTGGGAGCTTTGCTTTCTGCCAGCCTCATGAGGATTGCGGAACTTGGTCGTCAAGACAACGATATTACCAGCTGGCTCTATCGGAGTACCTGGCACTACCTCTGGCTGATCCTGCCCATGATGATTGCCCTGGCCCTGGCAGCGCTCCTGGTGAATCTGCTGCAGGTGGGCTTTGTCTGGAGTGCTGAACCAGTGACGCCAAAGCTGTCCAAGATTGATCCTTTGCAGGGGGCCCGCAGGCTCATCTCCCAGCGTTCTCTGGTAGAGCTCGGCAAGTCAATGGCAAAGATTGCCGTGGTGGGTCTGGTTGTTTATTGGACTCTGAAGGGAGAATTCCGTCAACTGCTGCCCCTGGCGGAGATGAATACAGCTCAAATCAGCCGCTATCTGGGCAGCGCCACCCTGAAGATCATGCAGCGCGGTTTCTGGGCCATGCTGGTTCTTGCCATTCTCGACTATGCTTACCAGCGGTGGGAGTTTGAACGCAATCTGAAGATGACCAAACAGGAGGTAAAGGAAGAGCTCAAGCAGAGCGAAGGTGATCCACATGTGAAGGGGCGGATTCGCAGTCTGCAGAGGACCATGGCTCGCAGAAGAATGATGGCCGAGGTGCCCAAGGCAGACGTGGTCATTACCAACCCGGAACATCTGGCTGTAGCCCTGCGCTATGAAGCCGCCACTATGAATGCCCCAACCGTGGTGGCCAAGGGAGCGGCTCTTATTGCCGAGCGCATCAAAGAGTTGGCTCGAGAACATCAGGTGGCCATTGTGGAGGACAAACCTCTGGCACAGAACTTGTATCGTACGGTGGATATTGGTCAAGAGATTCCGGTTGCCTTATTCCAGGCAGTGGCAATGGTTCTGGCCCATGTGTACCGGCTCAAAGGAAAGGTTTCCTGA